The Drosophila bipectinata strain 14024-0381.07 chromosome 2L, DbipHiC1v2, whole genome shotgun sequence genome has a segment encoding these proteins:
- the LOC108131366 gene encoding kinesin-like protein CG14535 has product MMATTTTTSTSTATSGSTSASTSRNGGFCGALQRAPPPMPPALVRRLSSRECYGVGKVKVMLRVAERDRNAAGGEPDFMALDKKKRQVTLTDPRNVCPPPQAAQERGPMVAAPKMFAFDNLFTAEDKQSDVCASALSEVIPAVLEGSDGCLLAMGYPATGQSQTVLGELGGSSGSGGNGGTSCSLGAAPCAISWLYKGIQERRQKSGARFSVRVSAVGVSATKPDTLSQDLLISHAAESDDSPGIYLRDDFLGGPTELRAPTAERAALFLDSALAGRLKSSGSTGSGSSGTGAGAGAGSGTGGGCAAPLESALIFTLHVYQYSLSRKGGVAGGRSRLHIIDLGGCANRSGGLPLSGIGNILLAILSGQRHPPHKDHPLTPLLKDCLAPITCHVAIMAHVRPEQSYQDALSTIQIASRIHRLRRRKHRVPMPLAVGLAQGLGGNGSSAGSGADPSSSEISADTVIYMGPNDDATDGEHPPVYLPSLSAGDNRGVMSKALKGSGLEKPPSKSANNSPMMMKKVLAAEKAKKLPGSNTGSLKRSAGAGACSSPLIPHELPQQPIQAMGSPIPIPRHMVSKGSMVPSPKGSPMRRAHPGAALEQLEAGMRKITEEQWIDGPRVSRAKVAEARHLMREVNHVKQCETWVDGPKSQSCRSLTAGNLPASGASQTQGYGFMDSHKKTMIRQWVENQTTQVFQSTVSANNSPTALHWKLSQLKQKSLDLPDRPAFQPEPSLDLPQAAFEALPLLDPAPPDGDEDEDSGPSEVPPALPLLDDPLGSRDISQDNLQRMLSRHVSREQLHEAELVASRASSSHHPSQRSIDCGLQVTEEEIARTMARDREMEHTPGHPLSALSHCDNISFVSSFNMACESFSECGERARHQFDQLARLHEIFTSQLAMAEVTPSAALFRTDVGSVFSEPVFHFNVGQSSVCSEPAYRLTPSPPHKQPSHSPSQGSLPSLNGIMEIAGMDDYSLLRQPDGASDPNLQKSEKRFAPQHDDICELDEKSLAAAVGKRNSLEDTQHKLNEITNILPLAAQSRLPLLPLNTSSEAYDSGHDSNSTPRTSKHSGISRRAESGYHSVATVRDSDESSFASGMSKGQRHRITITGSGAIATTGNGTFHRHSHSHKKRHRQDQAGNNKGLCNWLLNPFSCTYPETEGEISDF; this is encoded by the exons ATGatggccaccaccaccaccacctccaccaGCACCGCCACCAGCGGCAGCACATCCGCCTCCACGTCCCGGAACGGTGGCTTCTGTGGTGCCCTCCAACGGGCGCCGCCGCCCATGCCGCCCGCCCTCGTCCGGAGACTGAGCAGCAGGGAGTGCTATGGTGTGGGCAAGGTGAAGGTCATGCTGCGGGTGGCGGAGCGGGACAGAAACGCAGCCGGAGGAGAGCCGGACTTCATGGCGTTGGACAAGAAAAAGCGCCAAGTCACGCTCACAGATCCGAGGAATGTGTGCCCGCCGCCACAGGCAGCCCAGGAGCGGGGGCCCATGGTGGCAGCACCCAAAATGTTTGCTTTCGATAACCTCTTCACCGCCGAGGATAAACAG TCGGATGTGTGTGCATCGGCGTTGAGCGAAGTGATACCCGCCGTGCTCGAAGGATCTGACGGCTGCCTGCTGGCCATGGGATATCCTGCCACCGGGCAGTCCCAAACGGTGCTCGGCGAGTTGGGCGGCAGCAGTGGGAGTGGTGGCAATGGTGGCACGTCGTGCTCCCTGGGAGCGGCCCCCTGTGCCATATCCTGGCTGTACAAGGGCATCCAGGAGCGGCGCCAGAAGAGCGGAGCTCGCTTCTCAGTGCGTGTCAGCGCCGTGGGCGTTAGTGCCACAAAGCCGGACACTCTATCCCAGGATTTACTCATTTCGCATGCAGCCG AATCTGACGACTCCCCGGGGATTTATTTGCGTGACGACTTCCTTGGCGGTCCAACGGAACTACGTGCACCCACCGCCGAGCGTGCGGCCCTCTTTCTCGACTCGGCGCTTGCCGGACGCTTAAAAAGTTCCGGTTCCACGGGATCTGGGAGTTCTGGAACAGGAGCGGGAGCGGGAGCCGGATCAGGGACTGGAGGCGGATGTGCTGCCCCCTTGGAGTCCGCCCTCATCTTTACGCTGCATGTCTACCAGTACAGCCTGTCCCGCAAGGGGGGTG TGGCTGGCGGTCGGAGCCGTTTACATATCATCGACTTAGGAGGATGTGCGAATCGCAGCGGGGGCCTGCCGCTGTCGGGGATCGGGAACATACTCCTGGCGATACTATCCGGCCAGCGACATCCCCCCCACAAGGACCACCCGCTGACCCCCCTGCTGAAGGACTGCCTGGCCCCCATTACTTGCCATGTGGCCATCATGGCCCATGTGCGACCCGAGCAGAGCTACCAGGATGCCCTATCAACAATTCAAATTGCATCGAGGATTCATCGACTGCGCCGCAGGAAGCACCGCGTCCCCATGCCCCTGGCCGTGGGCCTGGCCCAAGGACTCGGCGGTAATGGCTCCTCGGCGGGATCCGGCGCAGATCCCTCCAGTTCAGAAATCTCAGCCGACACTGTCATCTATATGGGACCCAACGACGACGCCACGGATGGGGAACACCCGCCCGTGTATCTGCCATCGCTCAGCGCCGGCGACAACAGGGGGGTGATGAGCAAGGCCCTGAAGGGGAGCGGCCTGGAGAAACCGCCCTCGAAGTCGGCCAACAACAGCCCCATGATGATGAAGAAAGTCCTGGCAGCCGAGAAAG CCAAAAAACTACCAGGAAGTAATACGGGAAGCCTGAAACGTTCGGCCGGAGCGGGAGCCTGCTCCTCGCCTTTGATTCCCCACGAACTGCCCCAGCAGCCCATCCAGGCAATGGGCTCCCCCATACCAATACCCCGACACATGGTGTCCAAGGGATCCATGGTGCCATCGCCCAAAGGATCTCCGATGCGACGAGCTCATCCCGGAGCAGCGCTCGAACAACTGGAGGCGGGTATGCGGAAAATCACGGAGGAGCAGTGGATAGATGGTCCGCGAGTGTCCAGGGCCAAGGTGGCCGAGGCGCGCCACCTGATGCGGGAGGTGAACCATGTGAAGCAATGTGAGACGTGGGTGGATGGCCCCAAGTCGCAGTCCTGCCGATCCTTAACAGCCGGAAACCTGCCAGCCTCGGGGGCGAGTCAGACGCAGGGATATGGGTTCATGGACTCCCATAAAAAGACCATGATCCGGCAGTGGGTGGAGAACCAGACAACGCAAGTCTTCCAAAGTACAGTCTCCGCCAACAATTCGCCCACAGCCCTGCACTGGAAATTGTCCCAGCTGAAGCAGAAGTCCCTGGACCTGCCGGACAGACCTGCTTTCCAACCGGAGCCCTCCTTGGACTTGCCACAGGCGGCATTCGAGGCGTTACCTCTTCTGGATCCTGCTCCTCCGGATGGCGACGAGGATGAGGACAGTGGTCCGTCGGAGGTTCCACCTGCTTTGCCCCTTCTCGACGATCCGCTCGGCTCTAGGGATATTTCCCAGGACAACCTGCAGAGGATGCTGTCGCGGCATGTTTCCCGGGAGCAGCTCCACGAGGCTGAACTGGTGGCCAGTCGGGCGTCATCTTCGCACCATCCTTCGCAAAGAAGCATCGATTGTGGGCTGCAGGTGACGGAGGAGGAAATTGCCAGGACCATGGCCAGAGATCGGGAAATGGAGCATACACCTGGTCATCCGCTGTCTGCCCTGAGTCATTGCGATAATATATCCTTCGTGTCGAGCTTCAACATGGCCTGCGAGTCCTTTAGCGAGTGCGGAGAGAGAGCGAG ACACCAATTCGATCAGTTGGCCCGGCTCCATGAGATCTTCACCTCCCAGCTGGCCATGGCCGAGGTCACACCCTCCGCCGCCCTATTCCGCACGGATGTGGGTAGTGTCTTCAGCGAGCCTGTCTTTCACTTCAATGTGGGCCAGAGCAGCGTGTGCAGTGAGCCCGCCTACAGACTCACGCCCAGTCCGCCCCACAAGCAACCCTCCCACAGCCCCAGCCAAGGATCTCTGCCCAGCCTAAACGGGATCATGGAGATAGCCGGCATGGATGACTATTCCCTGCTCCGACAGCCGGACGGGGCTTCGGACCCCAATCTGCAGAAGAGCGAGAAGCGGTTCGCCCCGCAGCACGATGATATCTGCGAGCTGGATGAGAAGTCcttggcggcggcggtgggaAAGCGGAATTCCTTGGAGGATACGCAGCACAAGCTGAATGAAATCACGAATATTCTTCCCCTCGCTGCCCAGTCAAGACTTCCCCTGCTGCCCCTGAACACCAGCTCCGAGGCCTACGACAGTGGTCATGATTCCAACTCCACACCCAGGACTTCCAAGCACTCGGGGATCTCCCGGCGAGCCGAAAGTGGATACCACAGCGTGGCTACTGTCAGGGACTCGGACGAGAGCAGCTTTGCCTCCGGCATGTCGAAAGGTCAGAGGCATCGCATCACCATTACAGGATCGGGAGCCATCGCAACCACCGGCAATGGGACCTTCCACAGgcacagccacagccacaaGAAGCGACATCGTCAGGATCAAGCTGGGAACAACAAGGGCCTGTGCAACTGGCTCTTGAATCCATTTTCCTGCACTTATCCAGAGACTGAGGGTGAGATCAGcgatttttaa
- the TwdlE gene encoding uncharacterized protein TwdlE, with product MQSSCVLVVVLALAALVAARPEPPRDSYSAPPPSSYQPSGPSGGYGAPAPQYGPPQQPPVVHKHVYVHVPPPEPEYQAPRKPLYVPPPQKHYKIVFIKAPSPPAPTAPVIPQFPQNEEKTLVYVLVKKPEEQPEIIIPTPAPTQPSKPEVYFIRYKTQKEETGPYPNSVAPPAPEYGAPAAPPAPSAPSSSYGAPSH from the exons ATGCAGTCCAGTTGTGTG TTAGTGGTTGTACTGGCCTTGGCCGCCTTGGTGGCCGCTCGTCCCGAGCCGCCGCGTGACTCGTACAGTGCTCCCCCGCCGAGCAGCTACCAGCCGAGTGGACCCAGTGGAGGCTATGGAGCACCTGCCCCACAGTACGGACCCCCACAGCAGCCGCCAGTGGTGCACAAGCACGTCTATGTGCATGTCCCACCACCAGAGCCGGAGTACCAGGCACCCAG GAAACCCCTGTATGTGCCTCCCCCACAGAAGCACTACAAGATCGTCTTCATCAAGGCACCATCTCCACCCGCCCCCACTGCTCCGGTCATCCCGCAGTTCCCTCAGAACGAGGAGAAGACCCTGGTGTACGTGCTAGTCAAGAAGCCCGAGGAGCAGCCCGAGATCATCATCCCCACGCCGGCGCCCACTCAGCCCAGCAAGCCGGAGGTGTACTTCATCCGCTACAAGACCCAGAAGGAGGAGACCGGACCCTATCCCAACAGTGTGGCGCCACCAGCTCCCGAGTACGGAGCCCCAGCTGCCCCGCCTGCACCCTCCGCCCCCAGCAGCTCGTACGGAGCCCCCTCCCACTAA